TTCCTGTGGGGAAGTTTCTTTCCTGGGTTGTGAGAACAGTGCCTAGTCTCCCAGATTGCTTTTCACAGTTTGTGTATGCAATTCTCAAAAACTGTGTTTCTCACAAGGTATCTAACATCTTTTCAATTGAACAAAATCATAAGCCTTCATGTTTCCATTTCTCTTATATTTCATTATCTTGTTGCCTTGCCAATACGATATCATGTATTTGAGCTTATGGGTTAAGGACTCGTTAAGACATAATGGGAAGTGCACTCAGTCAGAACCTTTTATGTATTGAGGCACTTACTTATAGAACGAGTTGCTTTTTTAGATCACTCAAGTTATTTTTGAACTTGGAAATTTATATTACCAGAATGAAACGGATTTTGATGGCAGGATGGACTAGAATGCTCAACTTCATCAGTGGTAGAGAATGCTTCAACCATGGCATACAGTTCTCATCTTTTGTCTAGTGGAATGGCATGGGCGATTTCCCTTGCATTGAGAGGCACAATAAGTGAAGAGATATCAAAAGCATGCTTCCCCAGCGAGACTGATGGAATAGACAAGAACCTACTTTACAGGTGTGTCATTTTATCCCCTTGATCTCGTGTTATTTGAATTCTTTCCTGCGCAATCGCATTCCATGTCGCTCGTCTCTGTTCTggtattattaaattttagtCCTTTCATGAATATAACCTCAGTACTACCAATATATACAACCATAATATCctgaaatatttattttattgttttcacgGTCTCGGAGTCCAAAGGTAGTTAGTTGACGTGTTATGTTTATGGAAAATTTTTACATTAATCTTTCCCGCATACCTAGTTTTTCTTCCATTGCATCCTTACTGTTATTTGATGACAAATTCCAGTAGGATCGAGGCTTAAATTTTGTCAGCAGTTCTTTATTATTTGTCTGATGTGTTTCATTGCATACTAATTTGCAGGTCATCTCTTCATGGCAGAGGGTTGAATAGATTCTGGTCTAACATTGAAGGTTACCAAGGGCCACTGCTTATGCTGTTTTCTGCAACTTCAGGAGATGCCAGTGATGGTAGAGCCAACGAGAGAAAATGGACTGTAGGTGCACTCACAAATCAGGGTTTTGAAAATAAGGATCTCTTTTATGGAAGTTCGGGAAATCTATATGCTATAAGTCCAGTCTTTCATGTGTATCCACCTACTGGTATGTAACGTAGAGGGAAAATGGAAGGAGAGATACTCAGaatattttcctttctcaaAATTGCTGACTAGATGTCTCTGAAACTAACCGTATATGAACTATGATCATTGacaggaaaggaaaagaacttTGTCTACAGCCATCTGCATCCCACTGGTAGGGCATATGAGCCGAAACCAAAGCCTGTGGGGATAGGATTTGGCGGAAGTTTgggaaatgaaagaatttttaTTGATGAAGATTTTTCCAAAGTTACTATCCGCCACCATGCAGCTGACAAAACGTATCAACCTGGCTCCCTCTTTCCTGATCAGGTATAAAAGTTATGTTGCAAGCAGTTGAAAGTTATTAACTGcgatttttataaaagaaaaagaaaaagtatggACTTAACTTAAGTATCTAAATCTTCCgatacaaatttttatttttatttttttcaattttaagcAACTGTGACTGGAAATTATAACTTATAGGGTATGCTGGGTTAATTTAATGTAATAATAATTGAGCTTAAATTGGTGCAATCAGGGCTTCCTACCTGTtgaagctttgatttcagaagTTGAAGTTTGGGGGCTTGGTGGGAGAAGCGCCAAGGATGTGCAAGATTCATATAAGAAGAGGGAACAACTTTTCACTGATCAAAGACGAAAGGTAATCTGTCTTACATCAGACAAGGGCAATGTTTGCATTTTGAAGTTaataatgcttttttttttttttttttttggccctCGTCCTCATAGGTTGACTTGAAAACATTTGCAAATTGGGAGGATTCACcggagaagatgatgatggaCATGGTCTCAGACCCTAATGCAGTTCAACGGGAAGATCGCTGAATAGACTGCATATGTTATGCggtaattttgtattttgctTCCTGGCTGGTCAACT
The window above is part of the Prunus dulcis chromosome 1, ALMONDv2, whole genome shotgun sequence genome. Proteins encoded here:
- the LOC117620676 gene encoding uncharacterized protein LOC117620676; this encodes MGASTSTEQKVSIEQREAEALAASTGALSMLQKSFSSLAHPDSNAIPLNSLQQCFSLTYKNPVCEALTVPDSFPMLLDHLGSSILDLIFISEKGGVSWVEFVRGYNKCCARMSASMSLNILLRVFAVTLQKAGSPSNLEFESDDVECKITGSLKPVDVLMLLWMCWAISWNSRTSKISKEKIDLPLPDINQIVLSAIVSCADVGSGLNVWDCQLSGLEVELPVGKFLSWVVRTVPSLPDCFSQFVYAILKNCVSHKDGLECSTSSVVENASTMAYSSHLLSSGMAWAISLALRGTISEEISKACFPSETDGIDKNLLYRSSLHGRGLNRFWSNIEGYQGPLLMLFSATSGDASDGRANERKWTVGALTNQGFENKDLFYGSSGNLYAISPVFHVYPPTGKEKNFVYSHLHPTGRAYEPKPKPVGIGFGGSLGNERIFIDEDFSKVTIRHHAADKTYQPGSLFPDQGFLPVEALISEVEVWGLGGRSAKDVQDSYKKREQLFTDQRRKVDLKTFANWEDSPEKMMMDMVSDPNAVQREDR